TTCTTTGCGCACAAACTCTACAACTCCGGTTCCATCTCTAAAAACATCAGCATAACACACATCCCCAGCTTCACGCATGTGGTCCTTCAGGTCCTGCCAGCTGCCACTTTGAGGTAGCCCTTTCAAACAACAGACAGCAACATGAACCGATGTGTTACAATTTTCAAGCTTGCTCACATGCTTAGAGTTAATGCTAATCAAGATGTCAATTTAAAGACATCAACACTAGGGCAAATGAAATAATTCCAAATTGCTCAAATATATAATTGTAACTGAAAGTCATCACAACATCAAGCAAAATAACAGGTATTTGAACTACAGGACCTGTCAAGAATAAATGTAATGGCATTTGGAATTTAAAGGAAGCCAAAGGCCAGTTTGTTAGCCTATGGAATATGATGCATAAGCAATTTCATACAAAATTTGCATGTTAGACTAGAATGGGGAACAATGTGCCCAATTTGCAAACTTAAAAACATCTCTTTCACAAATATGACATGACTTCACCGTaaattggctcaaatgtgaaaaCACTACCCAAACCATACTGCAAGGTTTGTGACTGGCGTTTATTACATACCACTTTTTCCAGGTATTCCTCCAATGGTATCCTCTTTGAATGTAACCCTAATGCATGCTTCACTAATCATTAAACTTTCGTCTGATCTAATGGGTCCGTTTACCTGAGACGATAACTCTGTACTCTGAGCGTCTGGATGGGGGCCCGTATCTGCCCCTTTGCGCTCCAATCCCACCCCCGCCAAAACCGCCTCTCCCCGAGCCCCTGCCGCTCCGGGGGAACTCCACACGCAGTCTGTAGCCGTCGTAATCATACCCATCACGACCGTAGACTGCATCATCTGCGTCCCTGGGAATAACACATTAAATGTCATGAAGACGTGGGAGCCACGTAAATGAATGACCGGTAAAGCATAGAAGAGCGTTCCAAGATTCAGCTGCCCCATTCGGCCATGTTGCTCGTTAACAGTTAAGCTAATCCATCAGGGCAACATCTAAAACTCAAGATTCTGTCTCACGCCCGcaaaaatcattttaaaaaaaattgaaaaagaaAAGCCAACAGGGCCATCCCATGTAGTTGCTATGACAAGAGTTGCATTAAGAACAAACAGTATCGTGGCCGTTAAGCGAGATCTTGTCCTCCCCGCCGTGCGTCTTCCATCTGTAAGCCAACAACAAAAGCCCCGTGGCTTGCTCGCGAAAGCATGGCTGACCGAAAACTACAAACGGACGCCTCTTAAGTATCTCCCCAAGTCTTGCATTCGGGTGCACACACGGCGAAGTTGGTGCAATTTAAGACGATGTGAAAACCGACATGTAACTCCACGCACACCACGTTTTGTAAAGAGGTGGATCCAGTGAATAGCCAAGGCCCCCTTGCAACATTGGCGCACGAGTTAGTTAGCCAGACAATGTCGCTTGCTCCGGCCTAACAACCCGTGCTAACCCCCATTAgcttcttatttttttttacctgggATCCTCGAATTCGATGAAGGCAAAAGGAGGCCCCCCTCTCCGGTTTTTCAGATCGATGTCTCGAATCGCCCCGTATTTGTAAAACACATCCTCCACGTCTTTCGTGCGAATGTCCGGGGGCAGATTGCCGACGTAAATTCGGCAGTCGTTGTTTCCAGCGGGGCCTCGCACGACACCTCCCGACATCATGAACCGTGGGCTAGCTCGCTGCAAGCTAACAACTTCAACAAACGCCTGTTTTCCGTTAGACCACGCAAGTCGGCGAGATTCTGAACGGCTGAGCTATTTGCTTGCAGAACGTTCAAGAAAGCGAGAAGATAAGCGGGCAGATAACCCGATTAATAGTCCTTACTGGGTTAAATTAGCCAGATAGCAAGACACCGTTGCTCTTCAGATGAACGGCTCTCGCCCCTCCACAGTTTTCTCTGTAGGAATCGCGCTTCTTTGCCGAGGCGTAGACCAATACCGGAACTGCTGGACTACAGCGCAAACCTTTCGCTGCATCCGACAAACAAAATAGTTCGTGAGTCGACCAGATGGACGTGACCTTTCTGTATTCTTTTTtttaggtttattggcaaaacAAACAGCGATttagtgcattaccgccaccaacttaAATGGACAGtggaccagcaaaaaaaaaaaatcacaaaaaaatcacacaaaaaaacaaaaacaaaaaaacatcttaTCAACCAAACTAGTTATTTCACAGGTTTTTGAGATGGACTAAAAGCTTCTCTCAGCGGCTACTGCACACCTTCTCCagacactcccacaacacccagaaatgtccttgctgcatctaTAATTGTCAGTTCTCTCAGATTTTCTCTCTACCCCTGCAGTACACTTTTACCATTGACAAACAGGCCAAAAACTTAAATCTGGTCCTTACAAAACAAAACCCAGCATGCTTCCTGGCTGACTTGTCATCCTTAGCTTCTTGTCTCACGTCATTCTCGTTGTTTCTCTCTTTTAACAGCTTCAACATATGGCAATcccttttctgctctcatcttattcactttaTCTTAATACCTTTTGGACATTGGTGACCCCCGTATCATGATTTCTCTTGCAGTGCAGACACTtccagggacggattaaaccaatctggggcccggggcacaataattcacgaggcccccctataacaacaccagagagtctgaatgcaatttcaccaagcagttttgatta
This DNA window, taken from Lampris incognitus isolate fLamInc1 chromosome 7, fLamInc1.hap2, whole genome shotgun sequence, encodes the following:
- the srsf1a gene encoding serine/arginine-rich splicing factor 1A; amino-acid sequence: MMSGGVVRGPAGNNDCRIYVGNLPPDIRTKDVEDVFYKYGAIRDIDLKNRRGGPPFAFIEFEDPRDADDAVYGRDGYDYDGYRLRVEFPRSGRGSGRGGFGGGGIGAQRGRYGPPSRRSEYRVIVSGLPQSGSWQDLKDHMREAGDVCYADVFRDGTGVVEFVRKEDMTYAVRKLDNTKFRSHEGETAYIRVKVDGPRSPSYGRSRSRSRGSRSRSRSRSASRSRSNSRARGRGSPRYSPRHSRSRSRS